The Methanofervidicoccus sp. A16 genome has a segment encoding these proteins:
- the cobQ gene encoding cobyric acid synthase CobQ yields MAKFIMVVGTSSNCGKTVTVAGLCRILANRGYKVAPFKSQNMSLNSRVSKEEGEIAVAQYIQSLAAKTEPSIHFNPVLLKPKGNFISQVIVHGKPYRDMDYNEYRKNKDFFLKKIKESLEYLDRNYDYVVMEGAGSCCEINLLEDDIANLRVLEMVGGDAILVADIDRGGVFASLYGTVSLLPEKWRKLIKGFVINKFRGNLDVLKKGLEKIEELTGIPVLGVIPYREDFVFPEEDSQVIQEKRVFGNLRSPVEVNVIRFSKIANFTDINPLSNDTLIRLIDFQEDITGDILILPGTRCSTLEAKLIKEYGMDRKIREFVERGGIVIGICGGFQILGKMLIDRNFSEGDVGTIEGIGLFNMETIFGNEKAIKNSYGILEIEEERFEVSGYELHEGITVSQEKPLIKVIKGFGNNGEGFDGAIKVIEVGRGKRGYILGTYFHGIFENYKFRNFIVNLVRRRKGLKPITEDNYKDTLESSFEKIAKVIEENVDLSRILPVNNIIKE; encoded by the coding sequence ATGGCGAAGTTCATAATGGTAGTTGGTACCTCCTCAAACTGTGGAAAGACTGTAACAGTTGCAGGGCTATGTAGAATACTTGCAAATAGAGGCTACAAGGTGGCACCTTTTAAATCCCAGAATATGAGTTTAAACTCAAGGGTCTCCAAAGAGGAAGGGGAGATAGCAGTTGCCCAGTACATCCAAAGTTTAGCGGCGAAGACTGAGCCCTCTATTCACTTCAATCCAGTACTATTGAAGCCTAAGGGAAATTTCATATCTCAGGTTATAGTTCATGGAAAACCATATAGGGATATGGACTACAACGAGTACAGAAAAAATAAAGACTTCTTCTTAAAAAAGATAAAGGAGAGTTTAGAATACCTAGATAGGAATTACGACTACGTAGTTATGGAGGGGGCGGGAAGTTGTTGTGAGATAAACCTCTTAGAGGATGACATTGCAAACCTTAGGGTTCTGGAGATGGTGGGAGGGGATGCTATTTTAGTGGCAGATATAGATAGGGGAGGAGTCTTTGCGTCCCTATATGGCACAGTGTCCCTTCTACCTGAGAAATGGAGGAAACTTATAAAGGGTTTTGTGATAAACAAGTTCAGGGGAAATCTAGATGTGTTGAAGAAGGGATTAGAGAAAATAGAGGAACTTACAGGGATTCCAGTTTTAGGTGTGATTCCCTACAGGGAGGATTTTGTATTTCCAGAGGAGGACAGCCAGGTTATCCAGGAGAAGAGGGTATTTGGGAATCTAAGGAGTCCTGTTGAGGTAAATGTAATAAGGTTTTCAAAGATTGCAAACTTCACAGATATAAATCCCCTCTCTAACGACACCCTTATAAGACTTATAGACTTCCAGGAGGACATTACAGGGGATATACTTATACTACCAGGCACTCGATGTTCTACCCTTGAGGCGAAACTGATAAAGGAGTATGGGATGGATAGGAAGATAAGGGAGTTTGTAGAGAGGGGAGGTATTGTAATCGGGATATGTGGAGGATTTCAGATCCTTGGGAAGATGTTGATAGACAGGAACTTCAGTGAGGGGGATGTAGGTACCATAGAGGGTATAGGGCTTTTTAATATGGAAACAATCTTTGGAAACGAGAAGGCGATAAAGAACTCCTACGGTATTTTAGAGATAGAGGAGGAGAGATTTGAAGTATCTGGCTATGAACTCCACGAAGGTATTACTGTATCCCAGGAGAAACCTTTAATTAAAGTGATAAAAGGCTTTGGGAATAATGGGGAGGGTTTTGATGGTGCTATAAAGGTGATAGAGGTTGGAAGAGGGAAAAGAGGTTATATCCTAGGTACCTACTTCCATGGTATCTTTGAGAACTACAAGTTTAGAAACTTCATTGTAAATCTTGTAAGGAGGAGAAAGGGCCTTAAGCCTATAACTGAGGATAACTATAAAGATACCCTTGAGAGTAGTTTTGAGAAGATTGCAAAGGTTATTGAGGAGAATGTAGATCTAAGTAGAATTTTACCAGTGAATAATATTATAAAAGAGTGA